One stretch of Niallia sp. XMNu-256 DNA includes these proteins:
- the phnW gene encoding 2-aminoethylphosphonate--pyruvate transaminase, whose translation MNHYKLLTPGPLTTTSSVKEEMLMDRCTWDNDYKIITQKIRSQLLDLAGASKEEYTAVLMQGSGTFAVEAVMNSTISNRDKALIITNGAYGDRIVKIAQSIGLAFYQYAVAYDQYPNEEEIRNILIEEPDITHIVMVHCETTTGILNPIEMISNLSKEFGRTLIIDAMSSFGGIEIDVPGLGIDYLISSANKCIQGVPGFGFVIAKIEKLLACEGISRSLSLDLFDQWKEMDKDGKWRFTSPTHVVAAFSKALDELEEEGGIPARFSRYQKNNHILRERLKKVGFEAYLPEEKQSPIITTFRYPSDDFHFEHFYTFVKEKGYVLYPGKLTNERTFRIGNIGEIYEEDIEELCDIIETYIGVVKK comes from the coding sequence CGCAAAAAATTCGAAGTCAGCTTCTTGATTTGGCAGGGGCGTCTAAAGAAGAATATACAGCTGTACTCATGCAAGGAAGTGGTACGTTTGCTGTTGAGGCGGTAATGAATTCAACGATTTCGAATCGGGATAAGGCCTTAATTATAACGAACGGTGCCTATGGAGATAGAATTGTAAAAATCGCCCAATCTATTGGACTAGCTTTTTACCAATATGCTGTAGCTTATGATCAATATCCAAATGAGGAAGAAATAAGGAATATTTTAATAGAGGAACCCGACATTACACATATCGTCATGGTTCATTGTGAAACAACAACAGGGATCTTAAATCCCATTGAAATGATTTCAAATCTATCAAAGGAATTTGGGAGAACGTTAATCATTGATGCAATGAGTAGTTTTGGTGGCATAGAGATCGATGTTCCTGGACTAGGGATTGATTATTTAATCAGCAGTGCTAATAAATGTATTCAGGGGGTTCCTGGTTTTGGTTTTGTCATTGCTAAAATCGAGAAACTACTAGCTTGTGAGGGAATTTCTCGCAGTTTGTCACTCGATTTATTTGATCAATGGAAGGAAATGGACAAGGATGGGAAATGGCGTTTCACATCACCAACCCATGTAGTGGCTGCGTTTTCGAAGGCTCTTGATGAATTAGAGGAAGAAGGGGGCATTCCAGCGAGGTTTTCCCGTTATCAAAAGAATAATCATATTTTAAGAGAAAGACTCAAGAAAGTAGGGTTTGAAGCCTATTTACCGGAAGAAAAACAATCTCCGATTATTACAACCTTCCGTTATCCTAGTGACGATTTTCACTTTGAACATTTTTATACCTTTGTGAAGGAGAAAGGCTACGTCCTCTATCCGGGGAAATTGACGAATGAAAGGACCTTTCGGATCGGAAATATTGGGGAGATTTATGAAGAAGATATTGAAGAATTATGCGATATTATCGAAACTTACATAGGAGTGGTGAAAAAATGA
- the phnX gene encoding phosphonoacetaldehyde hydrolase, with product MNRVEGVIFDWAGTTVDFGCFAPVKVFIDIFKQAGIEVTMAEAREPMGMLKIDHIRAMLSMPRISALWEEIYKRPFNEQDVEKLYAEFEPALMSSLSEYTEPIPEVVETVQILREQGLKIGSTTGYTQTMMDVVVPNALEKGYHPDFYITPDGTNSLGRPYPYMIYRNMEALQLSASWKVVKVGDTVSDIKEAVNAGVWAVGVVIGSSEMGLSQDDFHALTKEEQEKVIARTEESFIQNGADFTIKSMSELPALIGKINFLISNGKVKHGEGVSANIYNSYKR from the coding sequence ATGAACAGAGTAGAAGGTGTTATTTTTGATTGGGCTGGTACAACCGTTGATTTCGGTTGCTTTGCCCCGGTAAAAGTATTTATTGATATTTTTAAACAGGCAGGGATTGAAGTGACGATGGCAGAGGCAAGAGAACCGATGGGCATGTTGAAAATTGACCATATCCGTGCGATGCTATCGATGCCTAGAATCTCGGCATTATGGGAGGAAATCTACAAAAGACCCTTTAATGAACAGGATGTAGAGAAATTATATGCAGAATTTGAACCGGCCCTTATGTCTTCTTTAAGCGAGTATACAGAACCGATTCCAGAAGTTGTTGAGACAGTACAAATATTAAGAGAACAAGGGCTTAAAATTGGTTCCACAACCGGATATACACAAACCATGATGGATGTGGTAGTTCCGAATGCTTTAGAAAAGGGCTATCATCCAGATTTTTATATCACTCCTGATGGAACGAATTCGTTGGGAAGACCGTATCCTTATATGATTTACCGAAATATGGAAGCACTACAATTATCTGCATCATGGAAGGTAGTAAAAGTTGGAGATACCGTATCAGATATAAAAGAGGCAGTGAATGCAGGGGTTTGGGCAGTCGGTGTGGTTATTGGCAGCTCTGAAATGGGATTAAGTCAAGATGATTTTCATGCTCTAACGAAAGAGGAGCAAGAGAAAGTGATTGCTAGAACAGAAGAATCGTTTATCCAAAACGGAGCGGATTTTACAATCAAATCAATGAGCGAACTGCCAGCATTAATCGGAAAAATCAATTTCCTTATTTCAAACGGAAAAGTGAAACACGGGGAGGGTGTTTCTGCGAATATTTATAATTCTTATAAACGGTAA
- a CDS encoding OsmC family protein, producing MAEHHFHLKADWPGLRNDVGTIDAGNLVTKISIPKEMDGPGIGTNPDEMLLGAAATCYIITLAAMMERSKIEKDALTMESEAIVDETNGIITYKKIIHRPKIVLKPSASDRDKKVVQRLAEKAETSCMISRAIQGNVEIELEATILTSEN from the coding sequence ATGGCAGAACATCATTTCCATTTAAAAGCAGATTGGCCTGGATTGCGTAACGATGTCGGGACCATTGATGCTGGAAATTTAGTGACAAAAATCTCTATTCCTAAAGAAATGGACGGGCCGGGGATCGGTACAAATCCCGACGAAATGCTGCTCGGGGCAGCTGCAACATGTTATATTATTACACTAGCAGCGATGATGGAACGCAGTAAGATCGAGAAAGATGCGCTCACAATGGAATCTGAGGCAATTGTTGACGAGACAAATGGGATCATTACATATAAAAAAATTATCCACCGTCCGAAAATCGTATTAAAGCCAAGTGCTTCTGACCGAGATAAAAAAGTCGTACAAAGGCTTGCTGAAAAAGCTGAAACTTCATGTATGATCAGCCGCGCCATCCAAGGCAATGTGGAAATTGAATTAGAAGCAACGATTCTCACTTCTGAAAATTAA
- a CDS encoding cyclic 2,3-diphosphoglycerate synthase has translation MKRKNIIIIGAAGRDFHNFNTYYRNNEEYNVVAFTATQIPDIDGRKYPSELAGELYPEGIPIFSQDQLPELIKELQVDECVFAYSDVNYEDVMRVSAIVNAAGANFKLLGPNSTMLKSNKPVISVCAVRTGTGKSQTSRKVIETLLDQGLKVIAVRHPMPYGDLNAQRVQRFATVEDLKKHHCTIEEMEEYEPHVARGNIVYAGVDYADILAAAEKDPDGCDVILWDGGNNDFSFFKPDLAITVLDPHRPGHELKYYPGEVCLRTTDVAIINKVDSATEENVQIVENNIKFASPNSTIIKAESKITVEHPEKIAGKRVLVVEDGPTLTHGEMKLGAGTVAAERMGAKEIVDPRPFAVGTLTETFNKYQHIGNVLPAMGYGEQQLKDLEATINNTDCDAVIIGTPIDLTRVISINKPCTRVHYDLDEISNPNLVDTLKDFIQEHKLVK, from the coding sequence ATGAAAAGAAAAAATATTATTATTATAGGCGCAGCGGGAAGAGATTTTCACAACTTTAATACGTACTACCGAAACAATGAAGAATATAATGTAGTTGCTTTTACAGCAACACAAATTCCAGATATAGATGGACGTAAATATCCAAGTGAATTAGCCGGTGAACTTTATCCGGAAGGCATACCAATTTTTTCACAAGATCAATTACCTGAATTGATAAAGGAATTACAAGTGGACGAATGTGTTTTTGCATATAGTGATGTGAATTATGAAGATGTTATGAGGGTTAGCGCCATCGTGAATGCAGCGGGAGCTAACTTCAAACTACTAGGGCCAAACAGTACGATGTTAAAAAGTAATAAGCCTGTCATTTCTGTATGTGCGGTACGTACAGGAACAGGGAAAAGTCAAACGTCTCGAAAAGTGATCGAAACACTTCTTGACCAAGGTTTAAAAGTAATTGCGGTGAGACATCCGATGCCTTATGGCGATTTAAATGCACAGCGTGTTCAGCGCTTTGCTACAGTAGAGGATCTTAAGAAACATCATTGTACGATTGAAGAAATGGAAGAATATGAGCCGCATGTGGCCCGTGGAAATATCGTGTATGCCGGTGTAGATTATGCAGATATTTTGGCAGCAGCTGAAAAGGATCCAGATGGATGTGACGTGATTTTATGGGACGGAGGAAATAATGACTTCTCTTTCTTCAAGCCCGATTTAGCGATTACTGTTTTGGATCCACATCGCCCAGGACATGAACTGAAATACTATCCTGGTGAAGTGTGTTTAAGAACAACCGATGTGGCCATCATTAACAAAGTGGATAGTGCAACAGAGGAAAATGTTCAAATTGTAGAAAATAATATAAAATTTGCAAGTCCAAACAGCACGATTATTAAGGCTGAATCAAAGATTACAGTCGAACATCCAGAAAAAATTGCTGGAAAACGCGTGTTAGTTGTAGAAGATGGTCCAACGTTAACACACGGAGAGATGAAACTTGGCGCGGGTACAGTTGCAGCTGAACGTATGGGTGCGAAGGAAATCGTTGATCCACGTCCATTTGCGGTTGGGACACTAACGGAAACATTTAACAAATACCAACATATTGGAAATGTCCTTCCAGCGATGGGATACGGCGAGCAACAATTAAAAGACTTAGAAGCAACGATTAATAATACAGACTGTGATGCAGTCATCATTGGAACACCGATCGACTTAACACGCGTCATCTCAATTAATAAACCATGCACACGTGTACACTATGATCTAGACGAAATCAGCAATCCCAACCTAGTCGATACATTAAAAGACTTTATCCAAGAACATAAACTTGTGAAATAA